A segment of the Sulfitobacter sp. D7 genome:
GTGGCACCCTACCTCTGGCCCAAGGATATGCCTTGGGTAAAGCGCCGGGTGGTTCTGGCGATGCTGGCGCTGTTGGTGTCGAAGCTGATCATCGTCGCCACGCCGTTCTTTTACCGCGACGCGGTGGATGCGCTGGCGGGCGAGGGCGCGCCGATGCTGGCGCTTGGGGCGATTGGCCTGACCGTGGCCTACGGCATGGCGCGGCTGATGGGCGTGGGCTTTCAACAGGTGCGCGATGCGGTCTTTGCCCGTGTTGGGCAGCGCGCCCTGCGGATGTTGGCGCTTGAGACCTTTCAGCACATCCACAAACTCTCGATGCGCTATCACATCACCCGCAAGACCGGCGGGCTGAGCCGGATCATTGAGCGCGGTGTCAAAGGCGTCGATTTTCTGCTGCGCTTTTTGCTGTTCTCCATCGGGCCGCTGATCCTTGAGCTGATCCTCGTCGGCGTGATCCTCGCCGTTTTGTTCGACATTTGGTATCTGGCGGTCGTGACCGTGACCATCGCGGTCTACGTCTGGTTTACCTTTGCCGTGACCGAATGGCGCGTGCGTCTGCGGCGGCAGATGAACGACAGCGACACCGAGGCCAACCAACGTGCGATCGACAGCCTGCTGAACTATGAGACGGTGAAATACTTCGGCGCCGAGGGCCGTGAGGCCGCGCGTTATGACTTGGCAATGGCGGATTATGAAAACGCGGCAATCAAGACGAACTATTCGCTCGCTTTCCTGAACTTTGGTCAAGCGCTGATCATCACCGCGGGGCTTGTGGGCGTCATGGTCATGGCGGCGATGGGCGTGCAAAGTGGCGAACTCAGCGTCGGTGACTTCGTCATGGTGAACTCCTACATGATCCAATTGACCGTGCCGCTGAACTTCCTTGGCACCGTTTACCGCGAAATCCGTCAGGCGCTGGTGGATATGGGCCAGATGTTCGGCCTGCTCGAACAACCGGCAGAGATTGACGACAAGCCGAATGCGCCGGACCTCAAGGTGACGGGCGGCCATGTGACGCTGGAGAATGTGCGCTTTGCCTATGACACCGACCGTGAAATCCTCAAAGGCATCTCGCTTGAGGCGCGACCGGGAGAGACGGTGGCGATCGTCGGCTCGACGGGCTCGGGCAAATCCACCATCGGGCGGCTGTTGTTCCGGTTCTACGATGTCGCCGGAGGCGCGCTGAAAATCGACGGGCAAGACGTGCGCGATGTGACCCAGCATTCGCTGCATATGGCCATCGGCGTGGTGCCGCAGGATACGGTGCTGTTCAACGACACCATCGGCTATAACATCGCCTACGGACGCGATGGTTCGACGCAGGAAGAGGTCGAAGCCGCCGCCCGCGCTGCACAGATCCACGATTTCATCATGGCGCTGCCGCAGGGGTATAAGACCACGGTGGGCGAGCGGGGGCTGAAACTCTCGGGCGGCGAGAAACAGCGCGTGGGCATCGCCCGGACGTTGCTGAAAGACCCGCCCATCCTGCTGCTGGACGAGGCGACAAGCGCGCTTGACAGTGAGACGGAGCATGAGATTCAAGACGCGCTGCGCCGGGCCGGGCAGGGGCGCACGGTGCTGACCATCGCCCACCGCCTGTCGACCATCGCAGAGGCGGATCGCATCGTCGTGCTGGAGAAGGGCGAGATCATCGAGCAGGGCAGCCACGAGGTGCTCTTGGCCCAAGGCGGGCGTTATGCCCAGCTATGGCAGCGCCAGCAGGCGGAAGAAGAGTAAACGCCGCGCAGGCCCCGCCTTCTGTTTCGGCAGACGGGCGGGGCATTGCCGCCGATGGTGCAAACCTTGCTGATCTGCTCTTGCGTTGTGTCAAGCGGCACACGATATCTACCGCCATGACCGATCTCTCCCCTCCCTCGCCACAATCGCTGCGCGCCCGCGCGGCGCGACTGGCTGACCGCGCATCGTTTCAGAACTTCATTCTGGGCGTGATTCTGTTCAACGCCGTGATCTTGGGGCTGGAAACCTCGGATGAGGTGATGGCGGAGGTGGGGTCGCTGATCCTGCTGCTCGACAAGGTCTGCCTTGGCATCTTTGTCATTGAGATCGCGATAAAACTCTACGGTCGGGGGATGGATTTCTTCAAACGCGGCTGGAGCATCTTCGACTTCGTGATCGTTGCCATTTCGCTGATCCCGGCGACCCAAGGGCTCAGCGTGTTGCGTGCCCTGCGTATCCTGCGCCTGCTGCGCGTGGTCTCCGTCGCCCCCTCGTTGCGCCGTGTGGTTGAGGGGTTGGTGAACGCGCTGCCCGGTATGGGGTCGGTTTTCCTGCTGATGGGGGTGATCTTTTACATCGCCTCCGTCATGGCCACCAAACTCTTTGGCGCGGATTTCCCGCAGTGGTTCGGCACGCTGGGGCGCTCGGGCTATTCGCTGTTTCAGATCATGACGCTCGAGTCGTGGTCGATGGGCATCGTGCGCCCGGTGATGGAGGTCTATCCCTATGCGTGGATGTTCTTTGTGCCCTTCATCATGGTCACGACCTTCGCGGTGGTGAACCTGCTGGTCGGTCTGATTGTGAACTCGATGCAAGACGCGCATCATGAGGAAAGCAACGAGCAGACCAATACCTACCGCGATGAGGTCATGTCGCGGCTGACCGATCTTGAAAACCTGATCAAAGCGCAGAACACCCCGCCCAAACCCTAAAAAGCCGGGCGGGGAGAAGCGTTACTCTTCGCCAATCGCCTTGGCGGTCAGGTTATCCAGTGCCTCGGTCATCTTAGTGATATATTCCGCGTCTTCGGGCAGGCCATGGGCCGTAACCAGTGTTTCAGGGTCGGCATAGGTCACATGCACGGCCCCTTCGCCATCGGCATAGACCAGCACCCGCATCGGCAAGTCTAGCCCGGCGGTCTGGGCGTCCTGCATCGCGGGCGTGCCAAGCTTGGGGTTGCCAAAGATCAAAAGCTCCGTTGGGCGCAACTCCATCTCAGCCTTCTCGGCCCCTGCGGCGTGATCGACGCGGGCGAAAACCTCGGCCCCGGCCTCTTCGACGGCGCTTTCCAGCCGGTCCATCGTCGTCACCACGTCATGGGGTGAGACTTTGGCCACCAAATCTTGGGCCAAGGCGGGCACCGCCGCCATCACCAGACCTGCCGCCATTGCAATCGCTCTCATCATCGTCTCCTTTCGCTGCATCCTGCCTCTGACTTAGCGTGACCTCGGCCCGCGCCAAGCGCTCAACACCGTGCTGCGGTTCGCTGGGTCTTGGCTTGGCTGCTCACGCGCGGTAAGAGGGGCAAAATCAGGCCGGGGGCAGGGCGCGATGAGCGATACCGACAGTTTTATTGACGAAGTGAACGAAGAGGTCCGCCGCGACCGGTTTTATGGCCTGCTGCGCCGCTATGGTTGGATCGCTGTGGTCGCTGTGGTTGCCATCGTCGGCGGTGCCGCGTGGAACGAATATAGCAAAGCGCAAGAACGCGCGCAGGCCGAAGCCTTGGGCGATGCCATGCTCGAAGCGCTTGAAGCGGATGCCAGCAATGCCCGCGCCGAAGCGCTTGCCCCGATTGAGGCCGAAGGCCCCGGTGCCCGCGCCGTGTTGAATTTCATGCGCGCCGATGCCTTGGCCGAGGCCGGTGAGATTGACGCCGCCGTTGAACAGCTCGACGCCGTGGCGCTCGATGGCGATCTTGCGCCGATTTACCGCCAACTGGCGCAGTTCAAAGCCGTGACCCTTCAGGGCCAATCGGTGCCCGTGGCAGAGCGGCGTCAGGCGCTCGAAGCGCTGGCCCAGCCCGGTGCCCCGCTGCGCCTTTTGGCCGAAGAGCAACTGGCCCTGATCGACATCCAAGAGGGTGAGACCGACAAGGCCGTGGCGCGCTACCAATCCATTCTCTCCGATGCGGAAACCACCCCGGACTTGCAACAACGCGCCCTTCAGGTGATTGTGGCCTTGGGTGAAGAACCGGGGGTCGAAGACGCTGCTGCAGCGGCTGAGTTGGAGATCCCCGAAGCAACGGGTGACTGACACATATCCACCCGCCGAAAACGGCGGGGGCGTGAAGGTTGAGGAAAGACAGAAAGTGAGCAGGTCCATGACGAAGCATCGCGAATCCGAACCCGGCCATGCGGGTCTGCGGGGGCTGGGCGTGGCGGGGGCCATCGGTGCCGCGCTGTTGCTGACGGCCTGCGCGGATGAGCAGACCTATCTGCCGGGCAAACGCGAAGACGTGCGCGCGGTGCTGCAAAACCCCGGTGTGCAAGACCCGGCCTTTGACGCCATCGACGGCCCGGTGCCAGAAAACACCAGCCGCGCCATCGCTTTGGGCGGCGCGGTAAACAACGCCAACTGGACCCACAGTGTCGGCACCCCCTCGACCCGCGTGGGCCACCCCGCGTTGCGCAGCACATTGCAGCCGGTCTGGAGCGCCAAGATCGGCGCGGGCGACAGCCGCAAACAGCGCATCACTGCCGATCCGGTGGTCGCGGGCGGGCGCGTCTTTACGCTCGATGCAGGCGCGCAGGTCACTGCGACCTCAACCTCAGGCCAAACGCTCTGGACCCGTGATCTCACCCCCGCATCCGACCGCGAAGGCCAAGCCACCGGTGGCGGGCTCGCCGTGGACGGCGAAACGCTTTACGTCTCTGTGGGCTTTGGTGTTCTGGCCGCGCTCGACGTGACGACAGGCGGAGTGCGTTGGACGCAAGACCTCGACGCCACGGGCTCCGGCACGCCGACCGTCTCGGGCGATCTGGTCTATCTCACGGCGGGTGACGATACCGGCTTCGCGCTCGACAAAACCACAGGCCGCATCCAGTGGCAGACCGGTGCTGTCACCAGCCTCAGCAATGTGTTGGGCGCACCGGCGCCCGCCGTCACCAATGATCTTGCGATCTTCGCCTTCGGCTCGGGTGAGGTGCAGGGGCTGTTCCGTCAAGGCGGGCTTGAGCGGTGGGCGACCTCTGTTCTGGGCAAACGTCAGGGCCGCGCGCTGAGCTTTGTTGGCGACGTGACAAGCGCGCCCGTGGTCTCGGGCGGGACTGTCTATGTGGGCAACCATTCGGGCCGTCTGGCCGCGCTCGACGTTAACAGCGGGGACCGTAAATGGGTCGCCCGTGACGGGGCGATCGGCCCGGTCTGGCCTGCGGGCGATTCTGTTTTCGCGGTCACCGACCTCAATGAACTTGTGCGGCTCGACGCCAGCACGGGCCGCCGCATCTGGGGCACGCCGCTGCCGAATTTCGTCAAGGACCGGCCCAGAAGGCAATCCGAAGTCGTGGCGCATTACGGCCCGATCATCGCCGGAGGCCGCGTGATCGTGGCGTCCAACGACGGGGTGCTGCGCAGCTTTGACCCCGTGGGCGGCGGGCTGACGGGCACCACCCAAATCCCCGGCGGGGCGACCACTGCCCCCGTCGTGGCAGGCGGCACGCTTTATGTCGTCTCCACCAAGGGGCAATTGCACGCTTTCCGTTAGGCCGCAAATAGGCTAAGGCGCGTGTCTGAACTGGCCCAACCGGGGCCCGGAGCCTGAATTATGTCCTTTACCCTTGCCATCGTGGGCCGTCCCAATGTCGGGAAATCCACGCTGTTCAACCGCCTTGTCGGCAAACGCCTTGCGCTGGTCGACGACCAGCCCGGCGTGACCCGCGATCTGCGCGAAGGGGCGGCCAAACTGGCCGACCTGCGCTTTACCGTGATCGACACGGCCGGTCTGGAAGAGGTCACCGACGACAGCCTCCAAGGCCGGATGCGCCGCCTGACCGAGCGTGCCGTGGATATGGCCGATATCTGTCTGTTCATGATCGACGCCCGTGTCGGCGTGACCCCGTCGGATATGGTCTTTGCCGAGATCCTGCGCAAAAAATCCGCCCATGTGATTCTCGCCGGTAACAAGGCCGAGGGCAAAGCCGCCGATGCTGGCATGATCGAGGCCTATTCGCTGGGTCTGGGCGAGCCCATTCGCATGTCCGCCGAACATGGCGAAGGTCTGACCGATCTTTACTCCGTGCTGATGCCGCTGGCCGATGAATATGAGGACCGCGCCACGCAGGACGCGCCCGAGACGGATGTGGACCTGCCTGAGGATGACGCCGATCTCGAAGCCGAATCCGTGCCGATGCCCACGCGCGCCAAGCCTTTGCAGGTTGCTGTGGTGGGCCGCCCCAATGCGGGCAAGTCGACGTTGATTAACCAGATTTTGGGCGAGGACCGCTTGCTCACCGGGCCGGAGGCGGGGATCACCCGCGATGCGATCTCTCTCATGGCCGAATGGGCCGGGCCGGATGGTGATCCGGTGCCAATGCGGATTTTCGACACCGCCGGGATGCGCAAAAAGGCCAAGGTACAGGAGAAGCTTGAAAAGCTCAGTGTCAGCGATGGTCTGCGCGCGGTGAAATTTGCCGAGGTCGTTGTCGTCCTGCTCGACGCCGAAATCCCGTTTGAGCAGCAAGACCTGCGCATCGCCGATCTGGCCGAACGTGAGGGCCGCGCGGTCGTTGTGGCCGTGAACAAATGGGACATCGAAGAGAACCGTCAGGAAAAGCTGCGCGATCTCAAGGAAAGCTTTGAGAGGCTCTTGCCGCAGTTGCGTGGCGCGCCGCTGATCACTGTTTCGGCCAAAACGGGCAGGGGGCTTGACCGTCTTCAGGCCGCGATCATGCGCGCCTATGAGGTCTGGAACCGCCGGATCACCACCGCACAGCTTAACCGCTGGCTCTCGGGCATGATGGAGGCGCATCCGCCCCCCGCGCCGCAGGGCAAGCGCATCAAGCTGCGTTACATGACCCAAGCCAAGACCCGTCCGCCGGGCTTCGTTGTGATGTGCAGCCATCCCGACAAGGTGCCGGACAGCTACACGCGCTATCTGGTCAACGGGTTGCGGTTGGATTTCGACATGCCCGGCACGCCGATCCGTCTGTGGATGCGCGGCCAGTCGGATGCCAACCCCTATAAAAACCGCAAAAAGGCCGCGCCGTCGAAGCTGCGCAAGCACACCGACGGCCGCCGCCGGGACTGACCTCGGTCAGCCCCGCCGAAACGCCCTGAGCGTGGGCAGCGCCACAAGGATGCTGCCCCCAAGCGCCAGATAGGCAACCAAGGGCGTTTCGCCCCAATTGGTCACGATCACGCCCACCAGCCCCCAGATCACCGCGATACCGTAGGTGGGGGTCCGGCCAAGGGCGGTTTGCACGATGGCCCCGATTGCCCCTGCGAGCCCGACAAAGACCACGGCTGCCGTCTGCTCTTCCAGATAGCCATAGCCCGCCGCCAGCAGCGCCAGCGACACACAGGATGCGGCAGAGAGCCAGCCCGCGTAGAGCCCCACCGGGGCCGCGGCCCACAGCGGGTCTTCGACCGGGGCGAGGAACAGGGCGATCAGGGCGGTGATCAGCATGACCCAGATCAGCACCGCCGCCCAGATCGGGCTCATGGTGGCCACCGCGAGCCATGTTGTCCCCACGGCGAGCGACAGGCAGAGCGGCACGCGCATGTCGTGCCACTGCCCATCCCGCGGCGCGCGCAAAAGCCCATAGGCCAGTCCGATGATCAGCCAAAGATAGATCACGCCCCAGATGGAAAACGCATAGCCCGCAGGCTGCGCGGGCGGGTTGTC
Coding sequences within it:
- a CDS encoding ion transporter; the encoded protein is MTDLSPPSPQSLRARAARLADRASFQNFILGVILFNAVILGLETSDEVMAEVGSLILLLDKVCLGIFVIEIAIKLYGRGMDFFKRGWSIFDFVIVAISLIPATQGLSVLRALRILRLLRVVSVAPSLRRVVEGLVNALPGMGSVFLLMGVIFYIASVMATKLFGADFPQWFGTLGRSGYSLFQIMTLESWSMGIVRPVMEVYPYAWMFFVPFIMVTTFAVVNLLVGLIVNSMQDAHHEESNEQTNTYRDEVMSRLTDLENLIKAQNTPPKP
- a CDS encoding tryptophan-rich sensory protein, with translation MPKSSRTLIAALALLLSISFAISPFFVPSFSGFDPNQFPIPQDNPPAQPAGYAFSIWGVIYLWLIIGLAYGLLRAPRDGQWHDMRVPLCLSLAVGTTWLAVATMSPIWAAVLIWVMLITALIALFLAPVEDPLWAAAPVGLYAGWLSAASCVSLALLAAGYGYLEEQTAAVVFVGLAGAIGAIVQTALGRTPTYGIAVIWGLVGVIVTNWGETPLVAYLALGGSILVALPTLRAFRRG
- a CDS encoding PQQ-like beta-propeller repeat protein; its protein translation is MTKHRESEPGHAGLRGLGVAGAIGAALLLTACADEQTYLPGKREDVRAVLQNPGVQDPAFDAIDGPVPENTSRAIALGGAVNNANWTHSVGTPSTRVGHPALRSTLQPVWSAKIGAGDSRKQRITADPVVAGGRVFTLDAGAQVTATSTSGQTLWTRDLTPASDREGQATGGGLAVDGETLYVSVGFGVLAALDVTTGGVRWTQDLDATGSGTPTVSGDLVYLTAGDDTGFALDKTTGRIQWQTGAVTSLSNVLGAPAPAVTNDLAIFAFGSGEVQGLFRQGGLERWATSVLGKRQGRALSFVGDVTSAPVVSGGTVYVGNHSGRLAALDVNSGDRKWVARDGAIGPVWPAGDSVFAVTDLNELVRLDASTGRRIWGTPLPNFVKDRPRRQSEVVAHYGPIIAGGRVIVASNDGVLRSFDPVGGGLTGTTQIPGGATTAPVVAGGTLYVVSTKGQLHAFR
- the der gene encoding ribosome biogenesis GTPase Der; protein product: MSFTLAIVGRPNVGKSTLFNRLVGKRLALVDDQPGVTRDLREGAAKLADLRFTVIDTAGLEEVTDDSLQGRMRRLTERAVDMADICLFMIDARVGVTPSDMVFAEILRKKSAHVILAGNKAEGKAADAGMIEAYSLGLGEPIRMSAEHGEGLTDLYSVLMPLADEYEDRATQDAPETDVDLPEDDADLEAESVPMPTRAKPLQVAVVGRPNAGKSTLINQILGEDRLLTGPEAGITRDAISLMAEWAGPDGDPVPMRIFDTAGMRKKAKVQEKLEKLSVSDGLRAVKFAEVVVVLLDAEIPFEQQDLRIADLAEREGRAVVVAVNKWDIEENRQEKLRDLKESFERLLPQLRGAPLITVSAKTGRGLDRLQAAIMRAYEVWNRRITTAQLNRWLSGMMEAHPPPAPQGKRIKLRYMTQAKTRPPGFVVMCSHPDKVPDSYTRYLVNGLRLDFDMPGTPIRLWMRGQSDANPYKNRKKAAPSKLRKHTDGRRRD
- a CDS encoding tetratricopeptide repeat protein; this encodes MSDTDSFIDEVNEEVRRDRFYGLLRRYGWIAVVAVVAIVGGAAWNEYSKAQERAQAEALGDAMLEALEADASNARAEALAPIEAEGPGARAVLNFMRADALAEAGEIDAAVEQLDAVALDGDLAPIYRQLAQFKAVTLQGQSVPVAERRQALEALAQPGAPLRLLAEEQLALIDIQEGETDKAVARYQSILSDAETTPDLQQRALQVIVALGEEPGVEDAAAAAELEIPEATGD
- a CDS encoding DUF302 domain-containing protein; the encoded protein is MRAIAMAAGLVMAAVPALAQDLVAKVSPHDVVTTMDRLESAVEEAGAEVFARVDHAAGAEKAEMELRPTELLIFGNPKLGTPAMQDAQTAGLDLPMRVLVYADGEGAVHVTYADPETLVTAHGLPEDAEYITKMTEALDNLTAKAIGEE
- a CDS encoding ABCB family ABC transporter ATP-binding protein/permease, with protein sequence MIDAAERQSGFLVLRKVAPYLWPKDMPWVKRRVVLAMLALLVSKLIIVATPFFYRDAVDALAGEGAPMLALGAIGLTVAYGMARLMGVGFQQVRDAVFARVGQRALRMLALETFQHIHKLSMRYHITRKTGGLSRIIERGVKGVDFLLRFLLFSIGPLILELILVGVILAVLFDIWYLAVVTVTIAVYVWFTFAVTEWRVRLRRQMNDSDTEANQRAIDSLLNYETVKYFGAEGREAARYDLAMADYENAAIKTNYSLAFLNFGQALIITAGLVGVMVMAAMGVQSGELSVGDFVMVNSYMIQLTVPLNFLGTVYREIRQALVDMGQMFGLLEQPAEIDDKPNAPDLKVTGGHVTLENVRFAYDTDREILKGISLEARPGETVAIVGSTGSGKSTIGRLLFRFYDVAGGALKIDGQDVRDVTQHSLHMAIGVVPQDTVLFNDTIGYNIAYGRDGSTQEEVEAAARAAQIHDFIMALPQGYKTTVGERGLKLSGGEKQRVGIARTLLKDPPILLLDEATSALDSETEHEIQDALRRAGQGRTVLTIAHRLSTIAEADRIVVLEKGEIIEQGSHEVLLAQGGRYAQLWQRQQAEEE